One genomic window of Phoenix dactylifera cultivar Barhee BC4 chromosome 6, palm_55x_up_171113_PBpolish2nd_filt_p, whole genome shotgun sequence includes the following:
- the LOC103703479 gene encoding shikimate kinase 3, chloroplastic-like: protein MMEASAALSFQSCPWIAFERTGGKTGGFLRFPSGFSEERRVQTLRLGDSRRCQSAVRSRHQELKISCCYKKSGGSENFHNSVDEALILKRKSEDVLPYLNGRCLYLVGMMGSGKTTVGKILSEVLGYSFFDSDKLVEQAVGISSVAQIFKEHSEAFFRDNESKVLRDLSSMRRLVVATGGGAVIRPINWRYMKEGISVWLDVPLDALARRIAAVGTDSRPLLHQEPGDPYTKAFMKLTTLSEKRGKAYANADARVCLEHIANKQGHDDVSALTPTAIAIEALIKIECFLTENAAVSNRSYLQG from the exons ATGATGGAGGCGAGTGCGGCTCTCAGCTTCCAGTCCTGTCCTTGGATCGCTTTCGAGAGGACTGGGGGGAAAACCGGCGGTTTCTTGAGGTTTCCGAGTGGATTCTCGGAAGAGAGGAGGGTCCAGACGCTTAGATTGGGGGATTCCCGGAGGTGCCAATCTGCAGTTCGATCCAGGCACCAGGAGTTGAAGATTTCATGTTGTTATAAGAAATCCGGAG GGTCGGAGAACTTTCATAACTCAGTTGATGAAGCCCTCATACTAAAG AGAAAGTCGGAAGATGTTCTTCCTTACTTGAATGGACGGTGTCTATATCTAGTTG GAATGATGGGATCCGGGAAGACCACAGTGGGAAAGATATTATCAGAAGTGTTAGGTTATTCTTTTTTTGACAG TGACAAATTGGTTGAGCAGGCTGTTGGAATATCTTCTGTTGCTCAGATTTTTAAGGAGCACAGTGAGGCTTTCTTCAGAGATAATGAG AGTAAAGTGCTTCGGGATTTGTCTTCAATGCGCCGTTTAGTTGTTGCAACTGGAGGTGGTGCTGTGATTCGACCAATTAACTG GAGATATATGAAAGAAGGAATAAGTGTTTGGTTAGACGTTCCTTTGGATGCTCTGGCGAGGCGGATTGCTGCTGTGGGGACTGATTCTCGCCCTCTTTTGCATCAAGAACCTGGTGATCCCTACACAAAG GCTTTTATGAAGCTGACCACACTCTCTGAAAAAAGGGGCAAGGCCTATGCCAATGCTGATGCAAGAGTTTGCCTAGAAC ATATAGCAAATAAACAGGGTCATGACGACGTTTCTGCACTCACGCCTACTGCTATCGCTATTGAG GCATTAATAAAGATTGAGTGTTTTCTTACGGAGAATGCGGCTGTTAGTAATCGTTCATACCTTCAGGGATGA